The Panicum virgatum strain AP13 chromosome 5K, P.virgatum_v5, whole genome shotgun sequence genome has a window encoding:
- the LOC120707177 gene encoding LRR receptor kinase SERK2-like, which translates to MACARLAAALSILLLALCARARAADEGEARALLALGAALDPTGRLLPSWAPGRDPCRAFEGVACDARGAVANVSLQGKGLAGTLPPAVAGLRALTGLYLHYNALRGAVPRELAALRGLTDLYLDVNNLSGPIPPELGAMASLQVVQLCYNQLTGSIPTQLGNLTRLTVLALQSNRLTGAIPASLGGLPLLARLDLSFNSLFGSIPVRLAQLPRLVALDVRNNSLTGSVPAELAARLQAGFQYGNNTDLCGAGLPALRPCTPADLIDPDRPQPFSAGIAPQVTAPGGGGHGRAPSTKALTAVVVVAVALLAATAAGLLALSWRRWRMRRVAGGSPPTVAGARCSTEAAAAKASSAHKSASSALASLEYSNAWDPLADARGGGAAAGLGFSSQDALAQSLRISTEEVESATRYFSELNLLGRRGRKAGGLAATYRGTLRDGTPVAVKRLGKTCCRQEEAEFLRGLRLLAELRHDNVVALRGFCCSRARGECFLVYDFVPNGSLSQFLDVDAASTAAAAGGSHRVLEWSTRISIIKGIARGIEYLHSARPSKPALVHQNISADKVLLDYAYRPLISGCGLHKLLVDDLVFSTLKASAAMGYLAPEYTTVGRLSEKSDVYAFGVIVLQVLAGKRKVAVTAQLPGDVGELVDGNLQGSYSAAEAAKLAEIAVACTGEDPDRRPTMAKLLQELATV; encoded by the exons ATGGCCTgcgcccgcctcgccgcggccctctccatcctcctcctcgccctgtgcgcgcgggcgcgcgcggcggacgAGGGCGAGGCGCGCGCGCTGCTGGCGCTGGGCGCGGCGCTGGACCCGACGGGCCGCCTGCTCCCGTCGTGGGCGCCCGGCCGGGACCCCTGCCGCGCCTTCGAGGGCGTCGCCTGCGACgcgcgcggcgccgtcgccAACGTCTCGCTGCAGGGGAAGGGGCTCGCCGGCACGCTCCCGCCCGCCGTCGCGGGGCTCCGCGCGCTCACGGGCCTCTACCTCCACTACAACGCGCTCCGGGGCGCCGTCCCGCGGGAGCTCGCCGCGCTCCGGGGCCTCACCGACCTCTACCTCGACGTCAACAACCTCTCCGGGCCCATCCCGCCGGAGCTCGGCGCCATGGCGTCCCTGCAAG TGGTGCAGCTCTGCTACAACCAGCTCACCGGGAGCATCCCCACGCAGCTCGGCAACCTCACCAGGCTCACCGTCCTGGCCCTGCAGTCCAACCGCCTCACCGGCGCCATCCCGGCCAGCCTCGGCGGCCTCCCGCTGCTCGCGCGCCTCGACCTCAGCTTCAACAGCCTCTTCGGCTCCATCCCCGTCAGGCTCGCGCAGCTGCCCCGCCTCGTCGCGCTCGACGTCAGGAACAACTCCCTCACTGGCAGCGTCCCCGCCG AACTGGCGGCCAGGTTGCAGGCCGGCTTCCAGTACGGTAACAACACCGACCTGTGCGGCGCCGGGCTGCCCGCGCTCCGCCCGTGCACCCCGGCGGACCTCATCGACCCCGACCGGCCGCAGCCGTTCAGCGCCGGCATCGCGCCGCAGGTCacggcccccggcggcggcgggcacgggCGCGCGCCGTCGACCAAGGCGCTCACGGCCGtggtcgtcgtcgccgtggccctcctcgcggccacggcggccggccTGCTCGCGCTCTCGTGGCGCCGGTGGCGCATGCGGAGGGTCGCGGGGGGCTCGCCACCCACGGTCGCCGGTGCCCGCTGCAGCAccgaggccgccgcggcgaAGGCGTCGTCGGCCCACAAGAGCGCGTCGTCGGCGCTGGCGAGCCTCGAGTACTCCAACGCCTGGGACCCGCTCGCcgacgcgcggggcggcggcgccgccgcggggctcgGCTTCTCCTCGCAGGACGCGCTGGCCCAGAGCCTGCGGATCAGCACGGAGGAGGTGGAGTCCGCGACGCGCTACTTCTCGGAGCTCAACCTCCTCGGGCGGCGCGGGAGGAAGGCCGGCGGACTGGCGGCCACGTACAGGGGCACGCTGCGCGACGGCACCCCCGTCGCCGTGAAGCGGCTGGGCAAGACGTGCTGCCGGCAGGAGGAGGCCGAGTTCCTCCGGGGGCTCAGGCTGCTCGCCGAGCTCCGGCACGACAACGTGGTCGCGCTGCGGGGGTTCTGCTGCTCCAGGGCGCGCGGGGAGTGCTTCCTCGTCTACGACTTCGTGCCCAACGGCAGCCTCTCGCAGTTCCTCGACGTCGACgccgccagcaccgccgccgccgccggcggcagccaCCGTGTCCTCGAGTGGTCCACGAGGATCTCCATCATCAAGGGCATCGCCAGAG GGATCGAGTACCTGCACAGCGCGAGGCCGAGCAAGCCGGCGCTCGTCCACCAGAACATCTCGGCGGACAAGGTCCTGCTGGACTACGCCTACCGGCCGCTCATCTCCGGGTGCGGCCTGCACAAGCTCCTCGTCGACGACCTCGTCTTCTCGACGCTCAAGGCCAGCGCCGCCATGGGGTACCTCGCGCCGGAGTACACCACCGTGGGCCGGCTCTCGGAGAAGAGCGACGTCTACGCGTTCGGGGTCATCGTGCTCCAggtgctcgccggcaagaggaAGGTGGCGGTGACGGCGCAGCTGCCCGGCGACGTCGGGGAGCTCGTCGACGGCAACCTGCAGGGGAGCTACTCGGCGGCCGAGGCCGCCAAGCTGGCGGAGATCGCCGTGGCTTGCACCGGCGAGGACCCGGACCGGAGGCCGACGATGGCCAAGCTGCTCCAGGAACTGGCCACCGTCTGA